A single Pantoea rwandensis DNA region contains:
- a CDS encoding YqaE/Pmp3 family membrane protein, with product MDFIRIVIAILLPPLGVFLQVGFGGAFWLNILLTLCGYIPGIVHAVWVIARR from the coding sequence ATGGATTTTATTCGAATTGTAATTGCGATTTTACTGCCACCGCTGGGGGTATTTCTGCAGGTGGGCTTTGGCGGCGCCTTCTGGCTGAATATCCTGCTCACGTTGTGTGGTTACATCCCGGGCATTGTGCATGCAGTTTGGGTAATCGCCCGACGCTGA